A single region of the Gopherus evgoodei ecotype Sinaloan lineage chromosome 3, rGopEvg1_v1.p, whole genome shotgun sequence genome encodes:
- the SDC1 gene encoding syndecan-1, which translates to MINVSAVWLLALFLQAACSQTTNLNLPPEDQDSSGDDEDAFSGSGAGPLTDHPVVALNIPLEHANSSTMSTGATVHQPAVHGTENPAEKETVSSPTSDVVPDEAVLSDKDEIHKLRSAAEKPTTSEAILTRSPTTHSPTVRVTTAQASSTVHVTEPSIHSSSSSGVSKETLDPNFTTISEEDVHFPTTTILPRGVYPIDEKEIPFPEESSGDQGDFIFSEEGTIPSESELADSSRDAEAAGTSQGLMDRKEVLGGVIAGGLVGLLFAVFLVGFMLYRMKKKDEGSYSLDEPKQSNGGYQKPQKQEEFYA; encoded by the exons CAAACTACAAATCTAAACCTTCCTCCTGAAGACCAGGACTCATCTGGTGATGATGAGGATGCTTTCTCTGGCTCTGGTGCTG GTCCCTTGACCGACCATCCTGTGGTTGCCTTGAATATCCCCTTAGAACATGCAAATTCATCAACAATGTCTACTGGGGCAACTGTTCACCAACCTGCAGTTCATGGCACTGAAAACCCAGCTGAAAAGGAAACGGTATCATCCCCCACCAGTGATGTGGTGCCAGATGAGGCTGTCCTTTCAGATAAGGATGAAATTCACAAACTGCGCTCAGCTGCAGAGAAACCTACAACAAGTGAGGCAATCCTAACAAGAAGTCCAACTACTCACAGTCCTACTGTCAGAGTAACCACTGCACAAGCCTCGAGCACAGTCCATGTAACTGAACCTAGTATCCATAGCTCTAGTTCTTCTGGTGTCTCCAAAGAAACACTTGATCCCAACTTCACCACTATTAGTGAGGAAGATGTTCACTTCCCAACTACAACAATTCTACCTAGGGGTGTATACCCTATAGATGAGaaggaaattccatttcctgaaGAAAGCTCTGGGGATCAG GGAGACTTCATCTTTAGTGAAGAAGGAACAATCCCATCAGAGTCTGAACTGGCTGACTCTTCAAGAGATGCTGAAGCTGCCGGAACTTCCCAGGGGTTAATGGACAGGAAAGAAGTTCTAGGAG gtGTCATTGCTGGAGGACTAGTAGGCCTGCTCTTTGCCGTGTTCCTAGTTGGATTTATGCTGTACAGAATGAAGAAAAAAGATGAAGGCAGCTATTCATTGGATGAACCAAAACAATCAAATGGAGGATACCAAAAACCACAGAAACAAGAAGAATTCTATGCATAA